The Streptomyces sp. HSG2 genome has a segment encoding these proteins:
- a CDS encoding BTAD domain-containing putative transcriptional regulator, which yields MLIRLVGLVSIEHDREAPRVLASHQAQIALARLCVERPTGTSREQLADAIWPDGPPSTWASALRSVVSRLRAFLATESPTSEPQLIARGGRYLLQLPEGAQVDVERGESAAISAAAAYRDGDHSTAQRLATTSVSLLRGPFLASYEGEWVDSVRARLREVRVSALETASSSSAALGDTHHALRYAEEAVRQAPFRESAYRCQMTAHRLAGNRAEALRIYQQLRTVLAEELGIDPSPESEAVYLGLLASPSPCTVPARSPHRTVSSHPLN from the coding sequence GTGCTCATCAGACTTGTCGGCCTTGTGTCCATCGAACACGACAGAGAGGCCCCACGGGTTCTCGCCAGCCACCAGGCTCAGATCGCGCTCGCCCGGCTCTGCGTCGAGCGTCCCACCGGCACCTCCCGGGAGCAGCTCGCCGACGCCATCTGGCCGGACGGCCCGCCGAGCACCTGGGCCTCGGCCCTCCGCAGCGTCGTCAGCCGTCTGCGGGCCTTCCTGGCCACGGAGTCGCCCACGTCCGAGCCGCAACTGATCGCCCGCGGGGGGCGCTATCTGCTGCAGCTTCCGGAGGGCGCCCAAGTGGACGTGGAGCGCGGCGAGAGCGCCGCCATCAGCGCGGCGGCGGCGTACCGCGACGGCGACCACAGCACCGCGCAGCGGCTCGCCACCACGTCCGTGTCCCTGCTGCGGGGCCCCTTCCTCGCCTCCTACGAGGGCGAGTGGGTCGACTCGGTCCGCGCCCGCCTGAGGGAGGTGCGCGTCTCCGCACTGGAGACGGCCAGCAGCTCCTCCGCCGCGCTGGGCGACACGCACCACGCCCTGCGCTACGCGGAGGAGGCGGTGCGCCAGGCGCCGTTTCGTGAGAGCGCCTACCGGTGTCAGATGACCGCGCATCGTCTGGCAGGCAACAGGGCCGAAGCGCTGCGGATATACCAGCAGTTGCGCACGGTGCTCGCCGAAGAGCTCGGTATCGACCCGAGCCCCGAGAGTGAAGCCGTGTATCTGGGTCTGCTGGCCAGTCCCAGTCCATGTACTGTGCCCGCCCGATCGCCGCACCGGACGGTGTCGTCACATCCACTGAACTGA
- a CDS encoding aminotransferase class I/II-fold pyridoxal phosphate-dependent enzyme gives MASAGWGRLADKLDVTRRRVAALEWDAERRNSFVPYTAERDTAYVDLDGRRLLMMSGYSYLGLSGDERVVSAAQRAAARYGTGNHGVRALAGSIPLHEELEAEVADIAGRERAIVFGSGYAANVGTIGALVAPGDTVFVDKYAHASIVDGCKLSGATVVRFRHNDTEHLARRLEAAAPGGVRLVIVDSVYSMDGDLAPLPRLREVCDAHEALLMADEAHALGVIGPTGLGIEEHFGNEVRVDVKLGTLSKAIPSMGGWVAGSTELIGHLRYAARPFLFSAALAPASAAAALEALRVLRAEPELVARVQRHGARFRELVTAGGMRTGGSETAVVPLIVGGDEAAYDLATAARRLGAIGLPVVTPAVPRDLARLRIAVTARHTDTDIDLAAEAFLKAAGECGLLTA, from the coding sequence ATGGCTTCCGCAGGGTGGGGGAGACTCGCAGACAAGCTCGACGTGACCCGGCGGCGCGTGGCCGCGCTGGAGTGGGACGCCGAGCGCCGCAACAGCTTCGTCCCCTACACGGCCGAGCGCGACACGGCCTACGTCGACCTGGACGGCCGGCGCCTGCTGATGATGTCCGGCTACAGCTACCTCGGCCTCTCCGGGGACGAGCGCGTGGTGTCCGCGGCCCAGCGCGCCGCGGCCCGCTACGGCACCGGCAACCACGGGGTGCGCGCGCTGGCGGGCTCCATCCCGCTCCACGAGGAGCTGGAGGCCGAGGTGGCCGACATCGCCGGGCGGGAGCGGGCCATCGTCTTCGGCTCCGGCTACGCCGCCAACGTCGGGACGATCGGCGCCCTCGTGGCCCCGGGCGACACCGTTTTCGTCGACAAGTACGCCCACGCCAGCATCGTGGACGGCTGCAAGCTCAGCGGCGCCACGGTGGTCCGCTTCCGGCACAACGACACCGAGCACCTCGCGCGGCGCCTGGAGGCAGCCGCGCCCGGCGGGGTCCGGCTGGTGATCGTCGACAGCGTCTACTCGATGGACGGCGACCTCGCCCCGCTGCCCCGGCTGCGCGAGGTGTGCGATGCCCATGAGGCGCTGCTGATGGCCGACGAAGCCCACGCTCTCGGCGTGATCGGCCCCACCGGCCTGGGAATCGAGGAGCACTTCGGCAACGAGGTGCGGGTGGACGTCAAACTCGGCACCCTCTCCAAGGCCATCCCCTCCATGGGGGGTTGGGTCGCCGGGTCCACCGAACTCATCGGCCACCTGCGCTACGCCGCCCGGCCGTTTCTCTTCTCCGCCGCGCTCGCCCCCGCGTCGGCCGCCGCCGCCCTGGAGGCACTGCGGGTGCTGCGCGCCGAGCCCGAACTCGTTGCCCGCGTCCAGCGCCACGGCGCGCGCTTCCGGGAGCTGGTGACGGCGGGCGGGATGCGCACCGGCGGCAGCGAGACCGCGGTCGTCCCGCTCATCGTCGGCGGCGACGAGGCCGCCTACGACCTGGCGACCGCCGCCCGCCGGCTGGGCGCCATCGGCCTGCCAGTGGTCACCCCCGCTGTTCCCCGCGACCTGGCGCGGCTGCGCATCGCCGTCACCGCCCGGCACACGGACACGGACATCGACCTCGCGGCCGAGGCCTTCCTCAAGGCCGCCGGGGAGTGCGGTCTGCTGACCGCCTGA
- a CDS encoding beta-ketoacyl-[acyl-carrier-protein] synthase family protein produces the protein MRTPAGRPARSAVAISGMGVVTPAGCTTEELWTAILAGRSLAADLTHFDTAHHRIRVGCRVRGLTDGARDHPWQQVLASKAAQRLDPFARYGLAAALAAHADAGAPQAPGARCAIVVGNAVGGRATSDVESVNYVARGPKGVRPMMPLMTMPNAAAAQIALQLRWHGPALTVSTTCASGADAIGLGAAMLRDHRVDLVIAGGCEATLTPITLAGFGNLNAASTRTDAATACRPFDESRDGFVMGEGAAFVVLERPEDARARGAHVHGHVAGYSATSDAHHLSAPNPDGAFAADAMTGALTDAGLTPADIAHVNAHGTATVHNDRAEAAALAKVFGPYGPPVTASKGVLGHLIGAAGTVELVVAVLSMNAGTVPPTANHTRTEPEMEIDVVHGSPRPVARGPVVSNSFGFGGHNSSLVVTPA, from the coding sequence ATGCGTACTCCGGCGGGACGTCCCGCCCGATCGGCCGTGGCCATCAGCGGAATGGGCGTCGTCACCCCGGCCGGCTGCACGACCGAGGAGCTGTGGACGGCCATCCTGGCCGGCCGTTCCCTCGCCGCCGACCTCACGCACTTCGACACCGCGCACCACCGCATCCGCGTCGGCTGCCGGGTACGCGGTCTCACCGACGGAGCCCGGGACCACCCCTGGCAGCAGGTGCTGGCGAGCAAGGCCGCCCAGCGGCTCGACCCTTTCGCCCGGTACGGGCTCGCCGCCGCCCTGGCCGCGCATGCCGACGCCGGGGCTCCGCAGGCTCCCGGCGCCCGCTGTGCCATCGTGGTCGGCAATGCCGTCGGCGGGCGCGCCACCAGCGACGTCGAGTCCGTCAACTACGTGGCCCGCGGCCCGAAGGGCGTCCGTCCGATGATGCCCCTGATGACGATGCCGAACGCCGCCGCCGCGCAGATCGCTCTCCAACTGCGCTGGCACGGACCGGCCCTGACAGTGAGCACCACTTGCGCCAGCGGGGCCGACGCCATCGGCCTGGGCGCCGCGATGCTGCGGGACCACCGCGTGGACCTCGTGATCGCCGGGGGCTGCGAGGCGACCCTCACCCCGATCACCCTCGCAGGTTTCGGCAACCTCAACGCCGCCTCCACCCGCACCGACGCCGCGACCGCGTGCCGCCCCTTCGACGAGAGCCGGGACGGCTTCGTCATGGGGGAGGGAGCGGCCTTCGTGGTCCTGGAGCGGCCGGAGGACGCCCGGGCCCGCGGCGCCCATGTCCACGGCCATGTCGCCGGTTACTCAGCCACCTCCGACGCCCACCACCTCTCCGCCCCGAACCCCGACGGCGCCTTCGCCGCCGACGCCATGACCGGAGCCCTGACCGACGCTGGGCTGACGCCCGCCGACATCGCCCACGTCAATGCCCACGGCACGGCCACCGTGCACAACGACCGCGCCGAGGCGGCGGCGCTGGCCAAGGTATTCGGGCCGTACGGGCCGCCGGTGACGGCGAGCAAGGGCGTCCTCGGCCACCTCATCGGAGCGGCCGGCACGGTTGAACTCGTGGTCGCCGTCCTGTCGATGAACGCGGGCACGGTGCCGCCCACAGCCAACCACACGCGAACGGAACCCGAGATGGAGATCGACGTGGTCCACGGCAGCCCGCGGCCCGTCGCCCGCGGCCCGGTGGTGTCCAACTCCTTCGGATTCGGCGGCCACAACAGCAGCCTGGTGGTGACCCCCGCATGA
- a CDS encoding MaoC/PaaZ C-terminal domain-containing protein: MTLPGPLLDPAAPPFDPAAARNYRTVTREALGRGAPTRPDAGPLTAFVLTHPLAERTVDALAAGHGPYFLVHLAQEIVLHAPLRPATAVGARAEVLAARTEPKGTRLALRTCLTDRTDGTALADLTAHILLAGIRTGEPHGTLTPAAAPRQDVPATPVSRAVTIDREWIARYGEAAGDLNPVHLDPTAARAAGYPDAIAHGMALVSMAVEEIADRYADGHADRIRALGVRFARPVLPGTETVLELTPPASGDTVLFTVRSQGAAAVKGGWARLGPEKGEYR; the protein is encoded by the coding sequence ATGACCCTCCCCGGACCCCTTCTCGACCCCGCTGCCCCGCCGTTCGACCCCGCGGCGGCACGTAACTACCGCACCGTGACCCGCGAGGCCCTCGGCCGGGGAGCACCCACCCGCCCCGACGCCGGCCCCCTGACGGCCTTCGTCCTCACCCACCCGCTGGCCGAACGCACCGTCGACGCGCTGGCCGCCGGGCACGGACCGTACTTCCTGGTCCACCTGGCGCAGGAGATCGTCCTGCACGCGCCGCTCCGGCCGGCGACAGCGGTCGGCGCCCGCGCCGAGGTGCTCGCGGCGCGCACCGAACCGAAGGGAACCCGCCTCGCCCTGCGCACCTGCCTCACCGACCGGACAGACGGGACCGCGCTCGCCGACCTGACGGCCCACATCCTGCTGGCGGGCATCCGGACCGGCGAGCCGCACGGCACCCTGACCCCGGCGGCCGCGCCGCGCCAGGACGTGCCGGCCACCCCGGTGAGCCGAGCCGTCACGATCGACCGGGAGTGGATCGCCCGCTACGGCGAGGCTGCCGGGGACCTCAACCCCGTCCACCTCGATCCAACGGCCGCCCGGGCGGCGGGATACCCCGACGCCATCGCCCACGGGATGGCGCTGGTCTCCATGGCGGTCGAGGAGATCGCCGACCGGTACGCCGACGGGCACGCCGACCGGATCCGAGCGCTCGGCGTCCGCTTCGCCCGCCCGGTGCTCCCCGGCACCGAGACGGTGCTGGAACTCACCCCACCGGCTTCCGGCGACACCGTCCTGTTCACCGTCCGCTCCCAGGGCGCCGCCGCCGTCAAGGGCGGCTGGGCCCGCCTGGGACCCGAAAAGGGGGAGTACCGATGA
- a CDS encoding AMP-binding protein: MSGRHGETAQAVLRWAEKTPDAPALWWNGTATTYRELAEETAAARARLEEHVPASAPLAVLDAKSPRTVATVLACLASGRPVLLPSRSLPPDHLAAVTAEAGCRYTLARDTVTALASQPGDDRRQAVPPGTGFILTTSGSTGTPKAVPLPHDGVDAFTHWAAGAFGIGPGTPVLNYAPLNFDLCLLDVWTTLAHGGQVVLVDPAVAVRGPRLLGLLRTHRIEVVQAVPLFYALVSAAARADGGAPVETIRHAVFTGDVMPEQTLADLVALAPGARLHNIYGCTETNDSLIHEIDRRRPLPSPVPLGSPLPGVRIRLRDSEGWIVTGPGRGELEVSTPFQSTGYPDRRRTEQKFTADGERARWFRTGDLVEADAEGVLRLVGRLDHQVKIRGVAVNTAEVELVMLDHPDVLEAGVTTQPDPVEGRRLVAVVRLERDSTATSLDLKRHCTARLPRGSVPGTVVPVREPLPRTGTGKVDRRALAGVSPAAPAGTRS; encoded by the coding sequence ATGAGCGGCCGTCACGGCGAGACGGCGCAGGCAGTCCTGCGCTGGGCCGAGAAGACCCCCGACGCGCCGGCCCTCTGGTGGAACGGCACCGCCACCACCTACCGCGAGTTGGCCGAGGAGACCGCCGCCGCCCGCGCCCGGCTGGAGGAACACGTCCCCGCGAGCGCACCCCTCGCGGTCCTCGACGCCAAGTCGCCCCGGACGGTCGCCACCGTTCTGGCCTGCCTCGCCTCAGGCCGCCCCGTCCTGCTGCCCTCGCGCTCGCTGCCGCCGGATCACCTCGCCGCGGTGACCGCGGAAGCGGGCTGCCGGTACACCCTGGCCAGGGACACCGTCACGGCCCTGGCCTCGCAGCCCGGGGACGACCGGAGGCAGGCCGTCCCGCCGGGCACCGGCTTCATCCTGACCACCTCCGGCTCCACCGGAACGCCCAAGGCCGTGCCCCTGCCCCACGACGGGGTGGACGCCTTCACCCACTGGGCCGCCGGCGCCTTCGGCATCGGACCCGGCACGCCCGTCCTCAACTACGCCCCGCTCAACTTCGACCTGTGCCTGCTCGATGTGTGGACCACCCTCGCCCACGGAGGCCAGGTGGTGCTGGTGGACCCGGCGGTCGCGGTCAGAGGTCCCCGCCTGCTCGGCCTGCTGCGCACCCATCGGATCGAGGTGGTCCAAGCGGTGCCGCTCTTCTACGCGCTGGTCTCCGCCGCCGCCCGGGCCGATGGCGGCGCCCCGGTGGAGACGATCCGCCACGCGGTCTTCACCGGGGACGTGATGCCCGAGCAGACCCTCGCCGACCTCGTGGCTCTCGCCCCCGGCGCGCGGCTCCACAACATCTACGGCTGCACCGAGACCAACGACAGCCTGATCCACGAGATCGACCGGAGGCGGCCGCTGCCCTCCCCGGTGCCGCTGGGCAGCCCGCTCCCCGGCGTACGCATCCGGCTCCGGGACTCCGAGGGCTGGATCGTCACCGGCCCCGGGCGGGGTGAACTGGAGGTCTCCACGCCCTTCCAGAGCACGGGCTACCCGGACCGGCGGCGCACGGAGCAGAAGTTCACCGCCGACGGTGAACGGGCGCGCTGGTTCCGCACCGGCGATCTGGTCGAGGCCGACGCTGAAGGCGTCCTGCGGCTCGTCGGACGCCTGGACCACCAGGTGAAGATCCGGGGAGTCGCTGTGAACACCGCCGAGGTCGAGCTCGTGATGCTCGACCACCCCGACGTGCTGGAAGCCGGGGTGACCACGCAGCCCGACCCGGTCGAGGGCCGCCGCCTGGTCGCCGTGGTCCGGCTGGAGCGCGACTCCACCGCCACCAGCCTCGACCTCAAGCGGCACTGCACCGCCCGGCTCCCGCGCGGTTCCGTGCCGGGCACTGTCGTCCCCGTACGCGAGCCCCTGCCCCGTACCGGCACCGGAAAGGTGGACCGCCGGGCACTGGCCGGGGTGAGCCCCGCCGCGCCCGCCGGTACGCGGTCCTGA
- a CDS encoding phosphopantetheine-binding protein — MSNAEQISEYIVREFLPDLTATQLPPDQDLLGDGVIDSLGVLKLIAWVEHHFQLAVGDTDLDPDNFRSVNAIDAYVARCQGAPVTGS; from the coding sequence GTGAGCAACGCCGAACAGATCAGCGAGTACATCGTCCGGGAGTTCCTGCCCGACCTCACCGCCACGCAGCTGCCGCCCGACCAGGACCTCCTGGGCGACGGCGTCATCGACAGCCTCGGCGTCCTCAAGCTGATCGCCTGGGTGGAGCACCACTTCCAGCTCGCCGTCGGCGACACCGACCTCGACCCGGACAACTTCCGCAGCGTCAACGCCATCGACGCCTACGTCGCCCGCTGCCAGGGCGCCCCCGTGACAGGCAGCTGA